Within Quadrisphaera setariae, the genomic segment GGCCGTGCAGGTCAAGGCCGACGTGGTGGGCCAGGACCTCAGGGAGTCGGGCCTGCGGGAGATCCTCAACTACGGGCACACCCTCGGGCACGCCATCGAGCTGGTGGAGCGCTACGAGTGGCGCCACGGCGCCGCGGTGAGCATCGGGATGGTCTACGTCGCCGAGCTCGCCCGCCTCGCCGGCCGCCTCGACGACGTCGTGGTCGACCGCCACCGCAGCGTGCTCGGCGCCGTCGGCCTGCCGCTGACCTACCGGGGCGACCGCTGGCCGCAGCTGCTCGAGGGCATGAAGCGCGACAAGAAGACCCGCGGCGACCTGCTGCGCTTCGTCGTGCTCGACGACGTCGCGAGGCCCAGCCGCCTGGAGGGCCCCGACCCCTCGCTGATGGCGGCGGCCTACTCCGCCATCAGCGCGTGAGATCGCTGTCGTCAGGGGCACCGCCGCGGTCCCGGTAACATCTCCGCACGTGGCATCGACGAACGACCTGAAGAACGGCCTCGTGCTCAACCTCGACGGACAGCTGTGGTCCGTCGTCGAGTTCCAGCACGTCAAGCCCGGCAAGGGCGGCGCGTTCGTCCGCAGCAAGCTGAAGAACGTGCTCTCGGGCAAGGTCGTGGACCGCACGTTCAACGCCGGGACCAAGGTCGACACCGCCACCGTCGACAAGCGCGACATGCAGTACCTCTACCGCGACGGCACCGACTTCGTGTTCATGGACTCGGACACCTACGACCAGATCACCGTCTCCGAGGAGACCGTCGGCGACGCCGCCAACTTCCTCCTGGAGAGCGCCGAGGTCATCGTCGCCGTCCACGAGGGCACCCCGCTGTACGTCGAGCTGCCGACCTCCGTGGTGCTCGAGGTGACGTACACCGAGCCGGGCCTGCAGGGCGACCGCTCCACCGGCGGCACCAAGCCCGCCACCGTCGAGACCGGCTACCAGATCCAGGTGCCGCTGTTCCTCGAGACCGGCACCAAGGTCAAGGTCGACACCCGCACCGGGGACTACCTCGGCCGGGTCAGCTGAGCTGCTGACCAGGACGACGACGACGGACCGCCGCTGACGTGGCTGCACGGACCAAGGCCCGCAAGCGGGCCCTCGACCTGCTCTTCGAGGCCGAGCAGCGCCGGCTCGACCCCGTCACCCTGGCCGCCGACCGGTTGGCCAGCGGTCACGTCCCGGTGCCGCAGTACAGCCTGGACCTCGTCGAGGGCGTCCAGGCCCACCGCGAGCGCATCGACGAGCTGCTGACCACCTACTCGCAGGGCTGGGAGCTCGACCGGATGCCCGCCGTGGACCGCAACCTGCTGCGCATCGGGGTGTTCGAGCTGCTGTGGTGCGACGACGTCCCCGACGCCGTCGCGGTGTCGGAGGCCGTGGGGCTGGCCTCCGAGCTGAGCACCGACGAGTCGCCGGCGTTCGTCAACGGGCTGCTGAGCCGGCTCATGGACCTCAAGCCGGGCCTCGTCGACAGCTGACGCCGGTCCGCCGCACCTGGCACAACCCGGTGCCGTCCCGGTCCGGTCACAGCTGGTGATCGCAGGCGACGCAGAAGACCCCCGCACCGGGATCCGGTGCGGGGGTCTTCGTCTCGCTGCGTGACCAGCGGCGGGCCGTCGGAGCGGTGTCAGCCGTTCTGCGCGACGGCGCGGCGGGCATCGGGGTCGAGCACGCCCCAGCTGATGAGCTCCTCGGCCAGCTGCTGCGGCGGGAGGTCGTAGATGACGGCGAGGGCGCGCAGGTCGTCCGAGCGGATCGAGAGCACCTTGCCGTTGTAGTCGCCGCGCTGGCTCTGGATGGTGGCGGCGTAGCGCGCGAGCGGGCCGGCCTTCTCCGAGGGGACCGACTGCAGGCGCTCCAGGTCGAGCACGAGCTTGGGCGGGGGCTCGCTGTGACCTGCGCTGCCGCCGTCGGGCAGGAGGGCCGAGACCGGCACGCCGTAGAAGTCCGCCAGCTCGGCGAGGCGCTGGACGGTCACCGCTCGGTCGCCGCGCTCGTAGGAGCCGACCACCACGGCCTTCCACTGCCCGCCGGAGCGCTGCTCCACGCCCTGCAGGGACAGGCCCTGCTGGGTGCGGATGGCGCGCAGCCGGCTGCCGAGCGCCTTGGCGTAGCCCGATCCTTCCTCCGACATGCCGTCCCCTCTCTCAGTGCTGTACACGCTTCTCAACTGACAGTGATCGTCACGGGGAGTGACCTCCAGGTCAACTCCATCGACGTCACAGGCAGTAACTGTTCACCCAGAGTGACTATCGACGACCGACGGCGACGGTCACGGACGGTGGCACCGCCTCCTGCGCACAGCGTCGCAGAGCTGCACCCGCTGCGGTCGGCGGCCCACCGGACGGCGGACGGCCCAGGACCGCGGATCTTCCCGCGTGCAGTACCGTCGGAGCCGCACCTGAGAACCGACGTCCTTCAACCTCCGTCCTGTGAGGCGGGGAAGGAGTCAGTGAGTCACGAGCATGGCTGAAGCACGCCCCACCACCGGTTCCACCACCGAGGTCCCCGCCGCGCACGCGGCGACCGTCCTCGACGCCGCGGAGATCTCCCGCGCGCTGACCCGCATCGCCCACGAGCTGCTGGAGCGCAACAAGGGACCCGAGGGCCTCGTGCTCATGGGGATCCCGCGCCGCGGCACCCACCTCGCGCGGCGCCTCGCCCAGCGGCTGGCCCAGGTCGAGCCCGGCTTCGACGCCGTCGCCTGCACCGGCTCGCTCGACGTGACGATGCACCGCGACGACCTGCGCCGGAACCCCACCCGCGCCCCCGAGCCCACCACGCTGCCCGCTGCCGGCATCGACGGCACCACGGTGGTCCTCGTCGACGACGTCCTCTACTCCGGACGCACCGTCCGCGCCGCCCTGGACGCCCTGTCCGACCTGGGCCGTCCCCGCGCCGTCCGGCTGGCGGTGCTGGTCGACAGGGGGCACCGCGAGCTCCCGATCCGCGCCGACCACGTGGGCAAGAACCTGCCCACGTCCACCTCCGAGCGGGTGTTCGTGCGGCTGGAGGAGACCGACGGCGCCGACGAGGTGGTCATCGAGTCGAGCCCCTCGACCACCGGGGACGCCGCGTGAGGCACCTGCTCTCCGCCGCCGACCTGTCCCGCGAGCAGGCCGTGCGCCTGCTCGACGTGGCCGAGCAGATGGCCGCCACCCAGCAGCGGGAGATCAAGAAGCTGCCCGCGCTGCGCGGCCGCACGGTGGTCAACCTCTTCTTCGAGGACTCCACCCGCACCCGCCTCAGCTTCGAGACCGCTGCCAAGCGCCTCTCGGCCGACGTCATCACC encodes:
- the nusB gene encoding transcription antitermination factor NusB, which codes for MAARTKARKRALDLLFEAEQRRLDPVTLAADRLASGHVPVPQYSLDLVEGVQAHRERIDELLTTYSQGWELDRMPAVDRNLLRIGVFELLWCDDVPDAVAVSEAVGLASELSTDESPAFVNGLLSRLMDLKPGLVDS
- the efp gene encoding elongation factor P encodes the protein MASTNDLKNGLVLNLDGQLWSVVEFQHVKPGKGGAFVRSKLKNVLSGKVVDRTFNAGTKVDTATVDKRDMQYLYRDGTDFVFMDSDTYDQITVSEETVGDAANFLLESAEVIVAVHEGTPLYVELPTSVVLEVTYTEPGLQGDRSTGGTKPATVETGYQIQVPLFLETGTKVKVDTRTGDYLGRVS
- the bldD gene encoding transcriptional regulator BldD, translating into MSEEGSGYAKALGSRLRAIRTQQGLSLQGVEQRSGGQWKAVVVGSYERGDRAVTVQRLAELADFYGVPVSALLPDGGSAGHSEPPPKLVLDLERLQSVPSEKAGPLARYAATIQSQRGDYNGKVLSIRSDDLRALAVIYDLPPQQLAEELISWGVLDPDARRAVAQNG
- the pyrR gene encoding bifunctional pyr operon transcriptional regulator/uracil phosphoribosyltransferase PyrR yields the protein MAEARPTTGSTTEVPAAHAATVLDAAEISRALTRIAHELLERNKGPEGLVLMGIPRRGTHLARRLAQRLAQVEPGFDAVACTGSLDVTMHRDDLRRNPTRAPEPTTLPAAGIDGTTVVLVDDVLYSGRTVRAALDALSDLGRPRAVRLAVLVDRGHRELPIRADHVGKNLPTSTSERVFVRLEETDGADEVVIESSPSTTGDAA